A DNA window from Bombus vancouverensis nearcticus chromosome 6, iyBomVanc1_principal, whole genome shotgun sequence contains the following coding sequences:
- the LanB1 gene encoding laminin subunit beta-1 isoform X3 → MRGGQRIGWLVRARVLPQNLEIDNPYSKEVQNQLKITNLRINMTRLHTLGDDLLDDRAEIREKYYYAIQNIVIRGSCSCYGHASRCLPLPGVPDEENMVHGRCECTHNTTGLNCEKCQDFYNDLPWKPAVGKQTNACRPCICNNHTNSCHFDEAVYENSGRVSGGVCDDCQHNTMGKNCELCKPFFYHDVTKDITHPEACLPCDCDLGGSLDDGICDSITNPLTGGESGRCNCKANVEGRRCDHCKNGFWNFDPENPEGCQACTCNILGTIDNRGCNMVTGECTCKRYVTARDCNQCLPEYWGLSEDPDGCKPCDCDPGGSYENSCDVVTGQCRCRPHVSGRTCNQPEQSYYTGSLDFLIYEGELSRASDNCQVVIREPYRDGRNSTWTGTGFMKALEGSVLNFTIDDIRKSLWYDIIIRYEPIQAGSWENVQIIIERESPVDPNGPCAEWRPEYDQLYAQLPLRSRSVVVQPSVCLEAGKRYNILLQFRKFNNHMDTPSASILVDSIVLRPKIDSIPFFKTPVVGELRRQEYEIYHCSDFYNDFNAITNNIPEVCKKYQNSIGYYVYDGAHSCECNPTGSHSLLCENYGGTCPCKQNVVGRRCDRCAPGTYGFSPEGCIPCDCDGVGALDNFCDIETGRCKCRPNTYGRTCGQCEPGFWNFPHCQRCECNGHAESCDSKTGACINCRDYTTGHNCDRCIETYYGDPRIGVDIPCRACPCPGTIDSGHSYAESCSLDPVTHDVICECFDGYTGPRCESCAENYFGNPEVPGGSCESCNCNNNTDLRRPGNCDPETGRCLQCLYNTDGTNCQICKAGFYGNALEQDCEDCMCDVLGTDRNAGPCDHRTGQCSCLPHVIGLLCDSCEENHWRIASGQGCDPCECDAVGSVSDRCNPYDGTCECRPGFGGRRCNECQTNYWGNPNVECYPCDCDLTGSASQQCDRETGMCVCHKGIGGEKCDQCDRGYYGNAPQCNPCGECFDNWDLTLTGLRNKTNLVIEEASRIQKVGTTGVYSQEFDDMVESLDQVQALISNASIRSQDLDELNDLAIDLNNKKLESTKKLEEVNNLLENVSQRVNLGDAALKNLKNRTNNLHQAAADLKENATRLQEENVLGALNVTQQMAEQSRQAEKMANDTSNVLADAERFRKHTESLLAKNRAFVIEAQERNQESLNKINEELKNFDGIMPGLNLEMCGDNVTDCSSVCGGAGCGFCGGLSCDAGAVTKANQALDVAKKQAAEIKNHKDEAEQLLRNMVQVKRDATTARSNAQDAFNYALRARNLTDTLSKDLADINKRVRNILEEDQPTPAMVRDLANEVLAKNIKLKPDEIKILADRIKSIVGSLTDSEKILADTRDDLQLAEKLKNDADRAKEEAIAKQNLANKVVILLSDAQRAQDRAQAAIDQAERDVRRFENDLEEIAEMTRGAQMQANSTTQTVDSLDARLKQLQTQSVRNDFVLNEEIRVEARKVADEAQKVDAKTKELAMEYRKADEALNSRANKSKGNILRAKKLLQKASELTADTSTKLKDLDGMESVYRDNERMLSDLMAEVDSLNGEMEKYLAEIEQKAQRYKHCTP, encoded by the exons AGTATTGCCTCAGAATTTGGAGATAGACAACCCCTACTCCAAGGAAGTGCAGAACCAACTGAAAATAACGAACCTTCGCATAAACATGACTAGGTTGCACACTCTAGGAGACGATCTTCTCGACGACCGCGCAGAAATTCGAGAGAAATATTACTATGCCATTCAAAACATAGTGATTCGCGGATCTTGTTCCTGTTACGGTCATGCATCTAGATGCCTTCCGCTTCCTGGAGTCCCTGATGAGGAAAATATGGTGCACGGCAGATGCGAGTGTACTCATAATACTACGGGATTGAATTGTGAAAAATGTCAAGACTTCTACAATGATCTTCCGTGGAAACCAGCTGTTGGAAAGCAGACGAACGCTTGTAGACCTTGTATTTGTAACAATCACACGAACTCTTGTCATTTCGACGAAGCTGTTTATGAAAATTCTGGAAGAGTATCTGGCGGTGTTTGCGATGACTGTCAACACAATACTATGGGAAAGAACTGCGAACTCTGCAAACCATTCTTCTATCACGACGTGACCAAAGATATTACTCATCCTGAAGCATGTCTGC CTTGTGACTGCGACCTAGGTGGTTCCTTGGACGACGGTATATGCGATTCGATAACCAATCCTCTCACCGGAGGCGAATCTGGCCGCTGTAACTGTAAAGCAAATGTCGAAGGTCGTCGTTGCGATCATTGTAAAAATGGTTTCTGGAACTTCGATCCTGAAAATCCCGAGGGATGTCAAG CTTGCACCTGCAACATCCTGGGTACCATCGACAATCGTGGATGTAACATGGTGACTGGCGAATGTACTTGCAAGCGTTACGTTACTGCTCGCGATTGTAACCAATGTCTCCCAGAATATTGGGGACTTTCGGAAGATCCAGACGGTTGCAAGCCTTGCGATTGCGATCCTGGTGGTTCCTATGAGAATTCTTGCGACGTAGTCACTGGCCAGTGCCGCTGTAGACCTCACGTCAGCGGCAGAACTTGTAACCAACCTGAACAAAGCTACTACACTGGATCGTTAGACTTTCTCATTTACGAGGGTGAATTATCCAGAGCCAGCGAT AATTGCCAAGTGGTGATAAGAGAGCCCTATCGCGACGGAAGGAATAGTACGTGGACCGGAACTGGCTTTATGAAAGCGCTCGAAGGTTCAGTGTTGAATTTCACGATCGACGATATACGTAAAAGTTTATGGTACGATATCATCATACGATATGAACCAATTCAGGCTGGATCTTGGGAGAATGTTCAAATAATCATCGAGAGAGAAAGTCCAGTGGATCCGAATGGTCCTTGTGCCGAATGGAGACCAGAGTACGATCAACTATACGCGCAACTTCCTTTAAGATCGAGAAGCGTCGTTGTGCAACCATCCGTTTGTTTGGAAGCAGGGAAACGATACAATATTCTGTTACAATTCCGTAAATTCAATAATCACATGGACACACCGTCCGCGTCTATTTTGGTCGACTCTATCGTTCTGAGACCAAAAATAGACTCCATTCCTTTCTTTAAAACGCCGGTAGTTGGCGAACTTCGTCGGCAGGAATACGAAATATATCATTGTAGTGATTTTTATAACGATTTTAACGCCATAACGAATAATATCCCGGAAGTTTGCAAGAAGTACCAAAATAGTATCGGTTACTACGTTTATGACGGAGCACATTCTTGCGAGTGTAATCCGACTGGATCGCACAGTTTGCTGTGTGAAAATTACGGAGGCACGTGTCCTTGTAAACAAAACGTTGTTGGCAGGCGTTGCGATCGTTGCGCGCCTGGTACTTACGGATTTAGTCCGGAGGGTTGCATTCCCTGTGATTGCGATGGTGTAGGGGCGCTGGATAATTTTTGCGACATTGAAACAGGTCGATGCAAGTGCCGACCAAATACTTATGGTAGAACTTGCGGTCAATGCGAGCCTGGCTTCTGGAATTTCCCTCATTGTCAACGGTGCGAGTGTAATGGTCATGCTGAAAGTTGTGATTCTAAGACTGGCGCCTGTATAAATTGTCGGGACTACACGACTGGACACAATTGCGATAGATGTATCGAGACGTATTACGGTGATCCTAGGATTGGTGTGGATATTCCATGTAGAGCGTGCCCTTGTCCGG GAACCATAGACTCTGGACATTCGTACGCCGAGAGTTGTTCCCTAGACCCGGTGACTCACGACGTGATTTGCGAATGTTTCGATGGATACACCGGTCCACGTTGTGAAAGTTGCGCGGAGAACTATTTCGGTAATCCTGAAGTTCCCGGTGGTAGCTGTGAGTCGTGTAATTGCAACAATAACACGGACTTACGTCGACCTGGAAATTGCGATCCTGAAACTGGACGCTGTCTTCAATGTCTCTACAACACTGATGGAACCAACTGTCAGATTTGCAAGGCAGGATTTTACGGAAATGCTCTAGAACAGGATTGCGAGGACTGCATGTGCGACGTTTTGGGTACAGATAGAAACGCTGGTCCTTGTGACCACCGAACTGGACAGTGTTCCTGCTTGCCTCACGTTATCGGTTTACTCTGCGATTCTTGTGAAGAGAATCATTGGAGAATTGCCAGTGGCCAAGGTTGCGATCCTTGCGAGTGTGACGCGGTTGGGAGCGTTTCCGACAG ATGTAATCCGTACGACGGTACTTGCGAGTGCAGACCAGGTTTCGGAGGAAGACGTTGTAACGAGTGTCAAACCAACTACTGGGGAAACCCTAATGTCGAATGTTATCCGTGTGATTGTGATTTAACCGGTTCTGCCAGTCAGCAGTGCGACAGAGAAACAGGAATGTGTGTCTGTCACAAAGGAATCGGTGGCGAAAAATGTGATCAGTGCGATCGTGGCTACTATGGAAATGCGCCTCAATGCAATCCTTGCGGAGAGTGTTTCGACAATTGGGACTTGACGCTGACTGGTTTGAGAAACAAGACGAATCTTGTGATCGAAGAGGCATCGAGAATTCAAAAGGTTGGAACGACCGGTGTCTATAGCCAAGAATTCGACGACATGGTCGAATCTCTGGATCAAGTCCAAGCACTGATCAGTAACGCTTCCATTAGAAGTCAAGATTTAGACGAATTAAATGACTTGGCTATAGATTTGAATAATAAGAAATTAGAATCCACCAAGAAATTAGAAGAAGTGAACAATCTTTTGGAGAATGTCAGTCAAAGAGTAAATCTAGGGGATGCTGctcttaaaaatttgaaaaatagaaCGAACAACTTGCACCAAGCTGCTGCTGATCTTAAAGAAAATGCGACTAGATTGCAGGAAGAGAATGTCCTAGGCGCTCTTAACGTTACCCAGCAAATGGCGGAACAGTCTAGACAAGCGGAAAAAATGGCCAACGACACTAGCAACGTTCTGGCTGACGCTGAAAGATTCCGCAAACATACTGAGAGCTTGTTAGCTAAGAATCGTGCTTTCGTGATAGAGGCACAGGAGAGAAACCAGGAGtcattgaataaaataaatgaggaATTGAAGAACTTTGATGGAATTATGCCAGGATTAAATCTCGAAATGTGTGGAGATAACGTGACGGATTGCAGCAGCGTCTGTGGTGGCGCTGGTTGTGGTTTCTGTGGTGGACTGTCTTGCGACGCGGGTGCTGTGACCAAGGCTAATCAAGCTCTGGACGTAGCTAAGAAGCAGGCTGCTGAGATCAAGAACCACAAGGACGAGGCAGAACAGTTACTTCGTAAT ATGGTTCAAGTGAAACGCGATGCAACGACAGCCAGGTCGAATGCTCAAGATGCCTTCAACTACGCCTTAAGAGCTCGTAATCTAACCGATACCTTGAGCAAAGATCTCGCTGACATAAACAAACGAGTCCGTAACATTTTGGAGGAGGACCAACCCACACCAGCTATGGTCAGAGACTTGGCCAACGAAGTATTGGCTAAGAACATCAAACTAAAGCCCGACGAGATCAAAATATTAGCCGATCGTATTAAGAGCATCGTCGGTTCCTTGACCGATTCCGAGAAAATTCTCGCGGATACTAGGGACGACCTTCAGTTGGCCGAAaagttaaagaatgatgctgacaGAGCAAAAGAGGAAGCGATCGCGAAACAAAATCTAGCTAACAAAGTGGTAATTTTATTGAGTGATGCTCAGAGGGCTCAAGATCGAGCACAAGCAGCTATCGATCAAGCTGAACGCGATGTCAGGAGATTCGAAAATGACTTGGAAGAGATAGCCGAGATGACCAGGGGAGCTCAGATGCAGGCAAACAGCACCACTCAGACGGTCGACTCTTTGGACGCTCGCTTGAAACAATTACAAACGCAATCGGTCAGAAACGATTTTGTTTTGAATGAAGAAATCAGGGTCGAGGCGCGGAAAGTAGCTGATGAAGCGCAAAAGGTAGATGCTAAGACGAAGGAACTCGCTATGGAATACAGAAAAGCGGACGAAGCGTTGAATTCGAGGGCAAACAAGAGCAAAGGGAATATATTGAGGGCGAAGAAGCTCTTACAAAAAGCCTCCGAGTTGACAGCCGATACATCGACGAAATTGAAGGACTTGGACGGTATGGAGAGTGTTTACAGAGATAACGAAAGAATGCTATCCGATTTGATGGCGGAGGTTGATTCTTTAAATGGAGAGATGGAGAAATATTTAGCGGAAATCGAACAGAAAGCCCAACGGTACAAGCACTGTACTCCTTGA